From one Equus asinus isolate D_3611 breed Donkey chromosome 5, EquAss-T2T_v2, whole genome shotgun sequence genomic stretch:
- the SMIM12 gene encoding small integral membrane protein 12 gives MWPVLWTVVRTYAPYVTFPVAFVVGAVGYHLEWFIRGKEPQPVEEEKSISERREDRKLDELLGKDHTQVVSLKDKLEFAPKAVLNRNRPEKN, from the coding sequence ATGTGGCCTGTGCTTTGGACCGTGGTGCGTACCTATGCTCCTTATGTCACATTTCCTGTTGCCTTTGTGGTCGGGGCCGTGGGCTACCACCTGGAATGGTTCATCAGGGGAAAGGAACCCCAGcctgtggaggaggagaagagcaTCTCAGAGCGCCGGGAGGACCGCAAGCTGGATGAGCTGCTGGGCAAGGACCACACCCAAGTGGTGAGCCTTAAGGACAAGCTGGAATTTGCCCCTAAAGCCGTCCTGAACAGAAACCGCCCCGAGAAGAATTAA